One window from the genome of Bacillus tianshenii encodes:
- a CDS encoding PRC-barrel domain-containing protein, with protein MLHQASELITYQLHATDGDIGKITDLYFDDKFWALRYFVVDTGKWLPGKRVLLSPVSIESIDIPSQTIYMNLTKEQIKQSPDMKTERPVSREHERETARFFGWHYYWAGPYVWGSQPTPKPLMEEVQEHAPDPMAEEHNSTLRSMTELTGTFSSYSIAAADGDIGHTEGFIIEDDAWRIRYVVINTKQLLPGKNVLISPEWITEISWSDRHVYVDLTKHKIKNAPGYNPREGIQPEYEEELHNYFDKPRYWEN; from the coding sequence ATGCTTCACCAAGCAAGTGAATTAATCACATATCAGCTACATGCAACGGACGGGGATATTGGTAAAATCACTGACCTTTATTTCGATGATAAGTTTTGGGCACTTCGTTATTTTGTTGTCGATACTGGAAAGTGGCTTCCAGGAAAACGAGTGCTACTCTCACCTGTGTCAATTGAAAGCATCGATATTCCATCCCAAACCATCTATATGAATTTGACGAAGGAGCAAATTAAGCAAAGTCCTGACATGAAAACTGAACGGCCTGTTTCGCGTGAGCATGAGCGTGAGACCGCACGCTTCTTCGGTTGGCATTATTATTGGGCAGGTCCATATGTATGGGGAAGTCAGCCAACACCTAAGCCGCTGATGGAAGAGGTACAGGAACACGCACCCGATCCAATGGCTGAAGAGCATAACAGTACGTTACGCAGTATGACCGAGCTGACAGGAACCTTTTCAAGCTATTCCATCGCTGCTGCAGACGGCGATATCGGCCATACGGAAGGCTTTATTATTGAAGATGATGCGTGGCGAATTCGCTATGTCGTCATTAATACAAAGCAACTCCTTCCAGGTAAAAACGTCCTTATCTCACCTGAATGGATTACAGAAATTAGCTGGAGTGACCGTCACGTCTATGTAGACTTAACAAAGCATAAGATCAAAAATGCGCCAGGCTATAATCCGCGTGAAGGCATTCAGCCTGAATACGAAGAAGAGCTGCATAACTACTTTGATAAACCCCGTTACTGGGAAAATTAA
- a CDS encoding dynamin family protein — MRREKEREHLEQWLREQNPSRESLLEGLRLLHEHFVEEEDHVRAHKCEGLIAKLDAEELIFAFCGHFSAGKSTMINALVGEELLPSNPIPTSANVVKVKTGEPKALVGFKEKGDVTFPYPYDLAEIQQYCTDGDAVDYVEISHPSGKLPDHTAILDTPGIDSNDDAHRVAAQSRLHTADLVIYVMDYHHVQSRVNLEFIKELQAEAKPTYLVVNQIDKHLSEEIDFMIFRKRIEDAFADAGASYDHLFFTSMREASTPHNELDYLKAKLAEMMQQRKAVVLKTVLRESRLLIEQHINWKKDNHQDEIDMLIESLGAFHTVDQVKGLLDELRERYISPRAKREEFEETFQERMERLLEYANIMPYHTREGARSFLESRQLGFQVSGLFKKRKTKEEKERRLENFYKDLSENVKVYIDIHLKKLFEDFLQQYHVFDDRLRKEIHDFHVKLDKKLLERHINKGALLSGESLMNYCAQVRKEIDSLYKQKTYRWIEQISLRVEKQAHKRLETLREEEERLHRKLKAAERLEALENGRKELFDRLLAKISDNSGIEEHEESTVTEDVGRFTSTRDVKQKTYEQVNIGQAAEEWLAERVYHEEREQAVDHEQVVQQLTEASALLEGVKGFDYVSRSLQRRAESLQDRSFTVALFGAFSAGKSSFANALMQEAVLPVSPNPTTAAINEVLPPDEQHPHQRVLVKFKTREQLLDDVNHLLTQHQLRLGDLSELSGLLNKHDEQMKTWRVEEAERNEQQRAEEDGDDEKEEETIEYPPLFFMEGVQVSFLRAVQNGLAEFEGSLGTEIETEIHELSSYAAVEERACFIEKVRLYYDCDLTRAGITLVDTPGADSMNARHTEVAFDYVTDADAVLFVTYYNHAFSRADREFLTQLGRVKDAFSQDKMFFIVNAADLAEKTSELFDVLTHVENNLLACGIRHAKLYPVSSHLAIMTEKHNRGVLSADEEARYLKITGFRELPERNVGLQYAGISAFRRDFETFIQEELSRLVVKQAVRELDQVAAQLEEWLSLQQENAEDRERQLEMIRKKKTEVLHSFEEQDFQIEYDLVEREIEELLYYAKQRLFFHHGDEFKALFTPMSFRENETLRTSLLRCISDLLRYTSRELAQEMRAAAFRTETFALKKTEAIYEKAEQMLEEAGEILAFTVPQFNRIPRPHFEEGFQEVQPHQFEKYVKAYKSTAAFFAEEAHKMLREKIELTLHEPVNEYVEEAEIRLKDTYLQSFEGYRQKAKADITEQINAHFDGKVAVLSDRAALGQYKHLYSDLLRIIRDERAL; from the coding sequence GTGAGGAGAGAGAAAGAACGGGAACACCTTGAACAGTGGCTGCGTGAACAGAATCCAAGTAGAGAAAGCCTATTAGAAGGTCTGCGCTTGCTGCATGAACATTTTGTAGAAGAGGAGGACCACGTTCGTGCGCATAAATGTGAAGGCTTAATTGCTAAGCTTGATGCAGAAGAGCTTATTTTTGCATTTTGCGGGCATTTCTCAGCGGGGAAATCAACAATGATTAATGCGCTTGTTGGAGAAGAGCTGCTTCCATCTAACCCAATTCCGACGAGCGCCAATGTCGTGAAAGTAAAAACAGGGGAACCGAAAGCTCTCGTAGGCTTCAAAGAAAAAGGAGACGTGACGTTTCCGTATCCATATGACTTAGCTGAAATTCAGCAGTACTGCACAGACGGTGATGCGGTTGATTATGTTGAGATTTCTCATCCGTCAGGCAAGCTTCCAGACCATACAGCGATATTGGACACACCTGGAATTGATTCAAACGATGACGCTCATCGTGTTGCAGCGCAATCTCGTTTGCATACAGCTGATCTTGTCATTTATGTGATGGACTATCATCATGTGCAGTCACGGGTGAATTTAGAGTTTATTAAGGAGCTTCAAGCTGAAGCAAAGCCGACATATCTTGTTGTAAATCAAATTGATAAGCACTTATCCGAAGAAATTGATTTTATGATTTTTAGAAAACGGATTGAAGATGCGTTTGCGGATGCTGGTGCTTCATATGACCACCTTTTCTTTACTTCAATGAGGGAGGCATCCACGCCGCATAATGAATTAGATTATTTGAAGGCGAAGCTTGCGGAAATGATGCAGCAGAGAAAAGCAGTTGTGTTAAAGACAGTATTGCGCGAGAGCAGGCTGTTAATCGAACAGCATATAAATTGGAAAAAAGACAATCATCAAGATGAAATTGATATGCTGATTGAATCACTCGGTGCGTTTCATACAGTTGACCAAGTGAAGGGACTGCTTGATGAGCTGCGTGAACGCTACATTTCCCCACGCGCGAAACGAGAGGAGTTCGAAGAGACATTTCAAGAGCGGATGGAACGCTTGTTAGAGTACGCAAATATTATGCCTTATCATACGCGCGAAGGGGCCCGCTCTTTTCTAGAATCCCGTCAGCTCGGCTTTCAAGTAAGTGGTTTATTTAAGAAGCGGAAAACAAAGGAAGAGAAAGAGCGCCGTTTGGAGAACTTCTACAAAGACTTATCAGAAAATGTGAAGGTCTATATTGATATTCACTTAAAGAAGCTGTTTGAAGATTTCTTACAGCAGTATCATGTGTTTGATGACCGTCTTCGCAAGGAAATTCATGATTTCCATGTGAAGCTGGACAAAAAGTTATTAGAGCGGCATATCAACAAAGGGGCATTGCTGAGTGGAGAATCATTAATGAATTATTGTGCTCAAGTGCGGAAGGAAATCGACAGCCTTTATAAGCAGAAAACATACCGCTGGATTGAGCAAATTTCCCTTCGCGTTGAAAAGCAGGCTCACAAACGGCTTGAAACGTTGCGAGAGGAAGAGGAGCGTCTGCATCGGAAGTTAAAGGCTGCTGAACGGTTAGAAGCATTAGAAAATGGCAGGAAGGAGCTTTTTGACCGTTTGCTTGCGAAAATAAGCGATAATTCAGGGATAGAGGAGCACGAGGAATCCACTGTAACAGAGGATGTCGGCAGGTTCACGTCAACTCGCGATGTGAAGCAGAAAACATATGAGCAAGTGAACATTGGTCAGGCGGCAGAAGAATGGCTTGCAGAGCGGGTGTATCATGAAGAGCGTGAACAGGCTGTTGACCATGAACAAGTGGTGCAGCAATTAACAGAAGCATCAGCGTTGTTAGAGGGTGTGAAAGGGTTTGATTATGTAAGTCGCTCCCTGCAGCGCCGGGCTGAATCCCTTCAGGACCGCTCTTTTACGGTGGCTTTATTCGGTGCGTTTAGTGCTGGGAAGTCGTCGTTTGCCAATGCATTAATGCAAGAAGCGGTACTGCCTGTGTCGCCAAACCCGACAACTGCGGCGATTAATGAAGTGCTTCCTCCTGATGAGCAGCACCCTCATCAGCGTGTGCTTGTAAAATTTAAAACAAGAGAACAGCTGTTAGATGATGTGAACCACTTGCTCACACAGCACCAGCTGCGCTTAGGTGACTTAAGCGAGCTTTCCGGGCTATTGAATAAGCATGATGAACAGATGAAAACATGGCGTGTAGAAGAAGCTGAGCGGAATGAGCAACAGCGCGCGGAGGAAGATGGAGACGACGAGAAGGAAGAGGAAACAATTGAGTATCCACCGTTATTCTTTATGGAAGGCGTGCAAGTTTCCTTTCTGCGGGCGGTACAGAACGGCTTGGCTGAATTTGAAGGTTCGCTCGGTACGGAAATTGAAACAGAAATTCATGAGTTGTCTTCGTATGCGGCAGTGGAGGAGCGGGCGTGTTTTATTGAGAAGGTTCGCTTGTATTATGATTGTGACTTAACACGCGCTGGCATTACACTTGTTGACACGCCTGGTGCGGATTCAATGAATGCTCGTCATACAGAAGTGGCGTTTGATTATGTGACAGATGCAGATGCGGTGCTGTTCGTTACTTATTATAACCACGCTTTCTCTAGGGCTGACAGGGAATTTCTTACTCAGCTTGGACGGGTGAAGGATGCATTTTCTCAGGATAAAATGTTCTTTATTGTTAATGCGGCTGATTTGGCAGAAAAAACGTCTGAGTTGTTCGATGTATTGACACATGTTGAAAACAATTTGTTAGCATGCGGCATTCGTCATGCAAAGCTTTACCCTGTATCAAGCCATTTGGCGATCATGACAGAAAAGCATAACCGCGGCGTTCTTTCAGCTGACGAAGAAGCTCGTTACTTGAAGATTACAGGCTTTCGTGAACTGCCTGAGCGAAACGTAGGGCTGCAATATGCTGGCATTTCGGCTTTCCGGCGGGATTTTGAAACGTTTATTCAAGAGGAGCTTTCGCGTTTGGTTGTGAAACAAGCGGTTCGAGAGCTTGACCAGGTGGCAGCACAGCTTGAAGAATGGCTGTCGCTTCAACAAGAAAATGCAGAAGACCGTGAACGTCAATTAGAGATGATCAGAAAGAAGAAGACTGAAGTGCTTCACAGCTTTGAGGAGCAGGACTTTCAAATTGAATATGATCTTGTTGAGCGGGAAATAGAGGAGCTGCTTTATTATGCAAAGCAGCGGTTGTTCTTTCATCACGGTGATGAATTCAAAGCGTTATTTACACCAATGTCCTTCCGGGAAAATGAGACGCTACGTACATCGCTGCTTCGCTGTATATCTGACTTGCTTCGGTATACATCTCGTGAGTTAGCACAGGAAATGCGTGCCGCCGCCTTTCGAACAGAAACATTTGCTTTGAAGAAGACGGAAGCGATCTACGAAAAAGCAGAACAGATGCTTGAAGAGGCTGGCGAAATCTTAGCATTCACGGTGCCGCAATTTAATCGTATACCGCGACCTCATTTTGAAGAAGGCTTCCAGGAGGTTCAGCCCCATCAATTCGAAAAATACGTAAAGGCGTACAAGTCAACAGCTGCTTTCTTTGCAGAAGAAGCTCATAAAATGCTGCGCGAAAAAATCGAACTTACCCTGCATGAACCTGTAAATGAGTATGTAGAGGAAGCGGAAATACGTTTGAAGGACACGTATTTGCAATCATTTGAAGGCTATAGACAGAAGGCGAAAGCGGATATAACGGAACAGATAAATGCCCATTTTGACGGGAAGGTTGCTGTTCTTTCTGATCGTGCTGCTCTTGGGCAATATAAACATCTTTATTCTGATTTGCTTAGAATTATAAGGGATGAGCGTGCACTTTGA